The following are encoded together in the Penicillium digitatum chromosome 3, complete sequence genome:
- a CDS encoding AP-2 adaptor complex subunit beta, putative — translation MSSGGDAKLFARGKVAELRQELNSGGKKDKNYSAKKITLKKIVANMTMSNNDMVALFPDVIGCMNLPSLEIKKMCFLFLVNYSRMKPEVALKALPILVDDMGDNNPLVRALALRTISYVHVREFVEATFQPVKRLMQDNDPYVRKTAAFCVAKLYEHDKKMVENSDLIDRLNRMLKDENPTVVSSVLASLVDIWGRSESISLTIDYVSASKLVSILADCSEWGQTYILEALMAYVPQDSAEALLLAERVAPRLSHSNSAVVLTSCRVILYLMNYIPGEKHITSLCKKLSPPLVTLLSKPPEVQYLALRNAILILQKRPEVLRNDIRVFFCNYNDPIYVKVTKLELMFMLTTKDNISIVLAELREYATEIDVHFVRKAVRAIGKLAIKIESAAKQCIETLLELVDAKIPYIVQEATVVIRNIFRKYPNQYESIISHVIRNIDDLDEPEAKAAVIWIIGQYADRIDNSDGLLQDYLATFHDETVEVQLALLTATVKLFIQRPTKGQQLVPQVLKWCTEETDDPDLRDRGYMYWRLLSTDPATAKQVVMGQKPPITAESEKLDSRTLEELCLNVGTLATVYLKPIHQVFRAARPRRLLPSPALQRSHTDDGTGNMLDYNPPSANMASASTSNSGLATITTTGDPVTPRYNVPPTSLPVGPGVNYAHTGPSNMNEAADAADAYFSGIGSQQMASLDLDGTGGAPQTQYVVTQNQQQGYQPQLAGGAATGELLLL, via the exons ATGAGTTCTGGAGGAGATGCGAAGTTATTCGCCAGG GGCAAGGTTGCTGAGCTACGGCAAGAGCTCAATAGCGGTGGCAAGAAAGACAAGAACTATTCCGCCAAAAAGATCACACTTAAGAAGATTGTAGCCAATATGACCATGAGCAACAACGACATGGTTGCGCTGTTCCCAGATGTTATTGGTTGTATGAATCTGCCGAGCTTGGAGATCAAGAAGAT GTGCTTCTTATTCCTGGTCAACTACTCGAGAATGAAACCAGAGGTTGCATTGAAGGCGCTGCCCATATTGGTTGAT GATATGGGAGACAACAACCCACTTGTACGCGCGCTTGCACTGCGAACCATTTCATATGTGCACGTTCGCGAATTTGTCGAAGCGACGTTCCAACCTGTCAAGCGCCTGATGCAAGATAATGATCCATATGTTCGCAAGACGGCTGCCTTCTGTGTTGCAAAGCTCTATGAGCACGATAAAAAGATGGTTGAGAACTCAGATCTGATCGACAGGCTCAACCGCATGTTGAAGGATGAGAACCCGACTGTTGTTTCCAGCGTCTTAGCTTCGTTGGTGGATATATGGGGCCGCAGTGAATCAATTTCACTCACTATCGATTATGTTAGTGCCTCAAAATTGGTTTCAATTCTGGCAGACTGCTCGGA ATGGGGTCAAACCTACATtctcgaggcattaatggCATATGTGCCTCAGGATTCCGCAGAGGCGCTTCTGCTGGCAGAGCGAGTTGCCCCGCGGCTATCACATTCAAATTCCGCCGTCGTGCTAACTTCCTGCCGTGTCATTCTTTATCTCATGAACTATATTCCAGGTGAAAAGCACATCACCTCGTTATGCAAGAAGCTATCTCCACCCCTCGTCACATTGCTTTCCAAGCCGCCCGAGGTCCAATATCTGGCACTGCGCAATGCTATCCTAATTCTCCAAAAGAGGCCAGAGGTCTTGCGGAATGACATCCGAGTGTTCTTCTGCAATTACAATGACCCAATCTACGTCAAAGTCACCAAGCTGGAATTAATGTTCATGCTAACCACAAAAGACAACATATCCATCGTGCTGGCAGAGCTGCGAGA ATATGCCACCGAAATTGACGTTCACTTTGTGCGCAAGGCCGTTCGGGCCATTGGCAAACTGGCAATCAAGATTGAGTCTGCTGCAAAACAATGTATCGAAACACTCTTGGAGCTGGTCGATGCCAAGATCCCATATATTGTCCAAGAGGCAACAGTGGTGATCCGCAACATCTTCCGCAAATACCCCAACCAGTACGAAAGCATAATCAGTCACGTCATCCGAAACATCGACGATCTGGATGAGCCTGAGGCTAAGGCAGCCGTCATTTGGATCATTGGCCAGTATGCGGACCGCATCGACAATTCGGATGGTCTCCTTCAGGATTACTTAGCCACATTCCACGACGAAACGGTCGAAGTGCAGCTGGCCCTGCTCACGGCTACTGTCAAACTTTTCATCCAACGCCCCACCAAGGGCCAGCAGCTTGTACCACAGGTACTCAAATGGTGCACCGAAGAAACAGATGACCCTGATCTTCGTGACCGTGGTTACATGTACTGGCGCTTGCTGTCAACAGACCCAGCAACTGCCAAGCAGGTTGTCATGGGCCAAAAGCCCCCGATCACGGCGGAGAGCGAAAAGCTAGACTCACGCACTCTCGAGGAACTGTGTCTGAACGTCGGAACTCTAGCCACAGTCTACCTCAAGCCTATCCACCAAGTCTTCCGCGCTGCCCGCCCTCGACGACTCCTTCCCAGCCCAGCCTTGCAACGTTCACACACCGACGACGGTACAGGCAATATGCTCGACTACAATCCTCCCTCCGCAAACATGGCCTCCGCCTCAACCAGTAATAGCGGCCTGGCCACAATCACCACAACAGGTGACCCTGTCACGCCAAGGTACAATGTACCTCCTACTTCTCTCCCCGTCGGCCCGGGCGTAAACTACGCGCACACAGGCCCCAGCAACATGAATGAGGCAGCAGATGCAGCAGACGCTTACTTCAGTGGCATCGGCTCCCAACAGATGGCTTCGCTAGACCTTGACGGTACTGGAGGTGCGCCTCAGACACAGTACGTTGTGACTCAAAATCAGCAGCAGGGATATCAGCCGCAACTGGCTGGTGGGGCTGCCACAGGAGAGCTACTATTGTTATAA
- a CDS encoding Nitrogen assimilation transcription factor nirA: MSSHENPKQFPALAPGPRRMFAPQMSTAVSRPKKNSTACLACKAAKRKCSGPDGPCKACRSANTECHFDPSRDLRRKVAVKRTIQELTTHKDLLESLLSTLASDDQLQFDKVLNLIRKKATFQDLAHAIGRPATTFGDAEELSNANTWALLDNGEPIETVGNGVRRLSSPGTIASSPEEIPYMKPPQRPTVSPYARVTLESLCDMPLFKVPANPWTKVTDNDYLVSHLVSLYFTWDHPCSQFLDQGIFLEHMKLGDQRSEFCTPLLVNSLLSMASAYSDSPDVLSTPENLFSRGHNFFHEAQRLWEVEDDDHDLPNIQALLMMCCVFKCQGRARKSWMMLSQAVQLARDIGLYDAPSVSNKKILPEMERVRTITAWAVFNMSTQMSIELQKIAPLAYPTSDVKLCGNEDFDWTPYPRSNSITYDKKPALLPEVREGLAEVARILVDIQKLVSEKTKGATFEDLWSKAHGPFNRLKDWLQRWPGVPEIQRNSVPQVLLLRIKCLQAIIYLFEMLKDPHEPRLVRQARLYQVKFVEEMAHCLCIHRQSYGLKHIPSQIVDAIQTGLRILAYQLEESDQSRQAFAELCRFGIALSRRFKQTADAVHEVGKNALHLGPEVVAVFDDPEQWRGLEP; the protein is encoded by the exons atgagCTCTCACGAGAACCCGAAACAATTTCCCGCGTTGGCTCCAGGACCGCGGCGCATGTTCGCTCCGCAGATGTCGACTGCTGTCAGTAGGCCAAAGAAGAATTCCACAGCTTGCCTAGCATGCAAAGCAGCAAAGAGGAAG TGTTCTGGACCAGATGGTCCATGTAAAGCTTGTCGTTCTGCCAACACCGAATGTCACTTTGATCCAAGTCGAGATCTCAGAAGAAAGGTTGCCGTCAAGCGAACTATCCAGGAGCTCACAACCCATAAAGATCTGCTAGAGTCTTTGTTGAGCACCCTCGCGTCGGATGATCAACTTCAGTTTGATAAAGTGTTGAATTTGATCCGGAAAAAGGCTACATTCCAAGATCTCGCTCATGCTATTGGAAGGCCCGCCACGACATTCGGAGACGCTGAAGAGTTGTCGAATGCCAACACATGGGCACTTTTGGATAATGGGGAGCCCATAGAAACTGTGGGCAATGGGGTGAGACGACTGTCGAGCCCTGGAACTATAGCAAGCTCACCGGAAGAGATTCCATACATGAAACCTCCGCAAAGGCCAACAGTTAGTCCTTATGCTCGTGTCACATTGGAGAGCCTCTGTGACATGCCTCTCTTCAAAGTGCCGGCAAACCCGTGGACAAAGGTCACAGATAATGATTATTTGGTCTCGCACCTAGTCTCGCTCTACTTTACCTGGGACCACCCATGCTCGCAGTTCCTTGATCAAGGTATCTTCCTTGAACATATGAAACTCGGGGATCAAAGATCAGAATTCTGCACACCCCTTCTCGTCAATAGCCTATTGTCAATGGCCAGC GCCTATTCTGATAGCCCCGATGTTCTTTCCACTCCCGAGAACTTATTCTCGCGGGGCCACAACTTTTTCCATGAGGCACAAAGATTGTGGGAagtcgaagatgatgaccATGACCTCCCTAACATCCAGGCCCTCCTCATGATGTGCTGTGT ATTTAAATGCCAAGGACGGGCTAGGAAAAGCTGGATGATGCTTAGTCAAGCAGTTCAGTTAGCACGGGACATAGGACTCTATGATGCACCATCAGTGTCGAACAAAAAGATCTTACCGGAGATGGAACGGGTTCGCACAATTACTGCCTGGGCAGTCTTCAACATGAGCAC ACAGATGTCGATTGAGCTGCAAAAGATTGCTCCCTTGGCATATCCCACGTCTGATGTCAAGCTGTGTGGAAACGAAGACTTTGACTGGACCCCATACCCTCGCTCAAACAGCATTACATATGACAAAAAGCCAGCCCTTCTCCCTGAAGTCAGGGAGGGACTGGCTGAGGTCGCCAGAATCTTAGTCGACATCCAGAAGCTTGTTTCTGAAAAAACCAAGGGCGCCACTTTTGAGGACTTGTGGAGTAAAGCTCACGGCCCATTCAATCGTTTGAAGGATTGGCTACAACGCTGGCCAGGCGTGCCCGAGATACAAAGAAATTCAGTCCCACAAGTTCTCCTCTTGCG AATTAAATGTCTCCAGGCCATCATATATCTGTTTGAGATGTTGAAAGACCCTCATGAGCCACGACTTGTCCGACAAGCCCGGTTATACCAGGTCAAGTTCGTTGAGGAAATGGCGCATTGCCTTTGCATCCATCGCCAGTCGTATGGCCTCAAGCATATACCCAGCCAGATAGTCGATGCCATACAGACAGGTCTTCGGATCTTGGCTTACCAGTTGGAAGAGAGTGACCAATCAAGACAGGCATTTGCTGAACTCTGTCGGTTTGGAATAGCTCTTAGTCGCCGGTTTAAGCAAACCGCCGATGCAGTTCACGAGGTCGGAAAGAACGCGCTGCATCTAGGTCCCGAGGTTGTTGCAGTCTTCGATGACCCGGAGCAGTGGAGGGGTCTTGAGCCCTGA
- a CDS encoding Eukaryotic translation initiation factor 3 subunit L, with protein MSYEDRANARPNLNDESDNEEEAMANDYREQVNYDDGMSELDQTMSHGASQTQDLQAQLAAAATPLEYQATLETKFASYDNYCSLFHYILNSDGPVDLEVPNYYWAWEVIDEFIYQFESFCRYRNRVARTGSNEEESQLLRENPNTWGCYSVLNVLYSLIQRSQISEQLNATKRGEDPMAVAGEYGSRPLYKMLGYFSIIGLLRVHCLLGDFSLALKILDDVEMNKKAMFARVMAAHFTTYYYVGFSYMMMRRYGDAIRMFSHILVYVSRTKNFQKGGNNYEAIAKKNDQMYALIAICVALHPTRLDDTIHSAVREKYGEQFYRMQKGGPEALPVFEELFRSSCPKFINPTPPDFDNPASNVDPVDHHTAIFMDEVKNTLFNPTIRSYLKLYTTMDLKKLAGFLEVSPEQLRSWLLVNKQRSRQIRWVDGGLLDGEPAIANDLDYALEDDLIHVSETKAGRRLVDWYLRNLARVY; from the exons ATGTCCTACGAAGATCGCGCCAATGCGCGCCCCAACTTGAACGATGAGTCCGATAATGAGGAGGAGGCTATGGCCAACGACTACCGCGAGCAAGTCAACTACGACGACGGAATGAGCGAGCTGGACCAGACCATGTCCCACGGTGCATCGCAGACCCAAGATCTTCAGGCCCAGTTGGCCGCCGCCGCCACCCCGCTGGAATACCAGGCTACTCTTGAGACCAAATTCGCTAGCTACGACAACTACTGCAGTCTCTTCCACTATATCCTCAACTCCGATGGCCCCGTGGATTTGGAGGTTCCTAAC TACTACTGGGCTTGGGAAGTTATTGACGAGTTCATCTATCAATTCGAATCCTTCTGCCGTTACCGCAACCGCGTTGCTCGTACTGGATCCAACGAGGAGGAGAGCCAGCTGCTCCGCGAGAACCCGAACACATGGGGCTGCTACTCAGTACTGAACGTGCTTTACTCTCTCATCCAGCGCTCACAGATTAGCGAGCAATTGAACGCCACCAAGCGGGGAGAGGACCCAATGGCCGTCGCCGGCGAGTACGGTTCGCGCCCCTTGTACAAGATGCTCGGCTACTTCTCGATCATCGGACTGCTGCGCGTGCACTGCCTGCTCGGTGACTTCAGTCTTGCCCTGAAGATTCTCGACGATGTTGAGATGAACAAGAAGGCCATGTTCGCCCGCGTGATGGCTGCCCACTTCACCACCTACTACTACGTGGGCTTCTCCTACATGATGATGCGCCGCTACGGCGACGCCATCCGCATGTTCAGCCACATCCTCGTGTATGTGTCCCGGACAAAGAACTTCCAGAAGGGTGGCAACAACTACGAAGCCATCGCCAAGAAGAACGACCAGATGTACGCCCTGATCGCCATCTGTGTCGCTCTCCACCCCACCCGTCTGGATGACACCATCCACTCGGCCGTCCGCGAGAAGTATGGCGAGCAGTTTTACCGCATGCAGAAGGGTGGCCCCGAGGCCCTGCCCGTCTTCGAGGAGCTCTTCCGCTCTTCCTGCCCCAAGTTCATTAACCCCACTCCTCCCGACTTCGACAACCCAGCCTCCAACGTCGACCCCGTCGACCACCACACTGCTATCTTCATGGACGAGGTCAAGAACACACTGTTCAACCCCACCATCCGCTCTTACCTCAAGCTCTACACCACAATGGACCTCAAGAAACTTGCAGGTTTCCTCGAGGTGTCCCCCGAGCAGCTCCGCTCGTGGTTGCTCGTTAACAAGCAGCGCAGCCGCCAGATCCGCTGGGTCGACGGTGGCCTCCTGGATGGCGAACCTGCCATCGCCAACGATCTCGACTACGCTCTTGAGGACGACCTGATCCACGTCAGTGAGACCAAGGCCGGCCGCCGTCTGGTTGACTGGTACCTGCGTAACCTCGCTCGCGTCTACTAA